The Candidatus Dormiibacterota bacterium genome segment CTCGTGACGGAAGCTTCAAACATCAAGCACGTCGCGAATCTCTTAGTGGATAGAGATCGACACCGACTGGCGCTGCTCCTGCAACAGCCACGTAAAGTTGAGGGCTATCTTTATCAGTGCAGGATCGCGGCCCATTACGTCCGTGGAGGCGGCAGGTTGAAGCGTTTCTCCGTGGGCGGGACGGACGAGGGTGATCTGATAATTGGGGCTGCCGGAGGTGACGTCGAGGTGCAGTGTAAGGCTCTGCAACCTGGAACCGGTCGCCGCATCAGACCGGTCGAACTCGGCGAACTCTCCGCGAAGGTGCTAAATAACATCTTCAAGGATGGGTGCTTGTGTGTCATCAGGGTGGAATGCCAAGGCCGCCTTGAGCCACATGATGTCCCCGTGCTGGCCGGGGACATCGAGGCCCTTTTGGCTTCCGGGGAAGCGAAAGCTGATGTACTGAACAGATACAGTGTCATCGTCGAGCAGCGCTCGGGCGTGATACCGTTTGACGAGGTTAATGTTCTGCGACAGCGGGATCCCATGCGGCCGCTTCAGCCTCCCCATTTGGCAATCCTAGGGCAGGAAGGCGTCGATGGTGTCCAGGCTGTCCTGATAGTGAGGAGCCAAAAGAACGACTACTTGGTCGGGAAAATGCTGGACAGAGCTAACCAGGGCGCGAACCAAGTGAAATCCGGGCTGCCCGGCGTCGTCTTCGTTCACGTGCCAGGCGAAGTCGACTGGTCCATGGTGCAATCGACTCCGGGATTCGAGAGACAGGTTTCGCATGGCTTCCGGTACTTCGGAGCAACCTGCATCGCTGCCCTTGTATTCACCTCGGACCCCATAGCCGCCTTCGTATTCCCGAATCGAGGGGTCCTGCGCGCCTTGCCGTCCGGATTCAAGGTCACGGGACCATTTTCCGAAAGCTAGGGAGTGTGCGATACCAACTCCGGAGGCGGTAACGACGCAAGCACCTCCTTACCATGGGAGCCGCCTCAGTGGTCTACCACGAAGCGGTGTGGGTCTTGGAGCGGAAGGCGACATGGATGATCGGTATCATTTGAGCATCACCACTCTCACGGTTTACAATCCAAGCATTCGTAGGCTTTGGTGTCCGGATCGCGCGAGGTAAGGCTGTGGCAGAATCGGTCCCTTCGGATCTTCGAACCCTTGTCGAAGCATCGCTCGCACCTGGAGTACTCCTCGAACAAGCCGGCAAATCCTCAGAGCAACCTGCGTGGTGGTTCAAGCTAAAGTGGCGAAAGCAATACTTCGAGTTGTGGGTCCGTGAGTTTTGGTGGCAAGGCCAGGCCACGGATCTCATCGCATTGCGCGCCAGGATTGCTGCTCCGGCACCTGAGGCGACACTTTCAGGTCAGAGGTTTTGGCTTCGCCTGAAGGGCGTCAGTGAGAATGATAATGTTCGTTATCAATTTACGGTTTTGAAGACCATACAGGACAAGGGGATTTCTCCCGTCGTCAAGATTCCCGGCACGGCCCGGCAAATGCTGAACAACACCGCAGCTCCCACTGGCCGCTATGCCCCTGAGTACGAGACCTCCACAGCGATCATTGCCCTGAAGGACCATTTCGGGGACATCGACCCGAACGGTGAAATCATCGTCAATGGCAATAATCTCGATTCCCTCACAAAACGGGCACGGCCGGATGATCCTGCAATCCGAAGATACGTGAGCTCGAAACTGTATCAAGCCTATCAGAGCTCGACCAGCGGACTCGCGCTCAAGTTCGGTAAACACGATCTTGACTACCTCGGTGTCTCCGAGGAAGACCTTCAACGCGTCATATCCCTTGTTGAGGGGGAGGACTGGGATTCTCGGGAACTGACTCTCAAACCGCGGAAGGCGTTCCTGCAGCGATTCGAATCCGAGTTCGCTGGAGGATCATCCGGTGTAGGTGGGCGAACCGACACGGCGGCGTCTGAGGCCTCTCGTCGCACCGTGTTCATCTGCCATGCTGAATCAGACAAGACGATCGCAAATGTCCTGAAGGACTACCTGGAGGCCAGTGATCAGCCCATCAAAGTTTTTGTTGCCAGCCATCCAGATAGCCTTCCAGGCGGGCGGGACTGGTGGAATGGAATTATCGATAATCTGAAAATGGCCACAATCGTTCTTTCCCTCTACAGTCCGCGGTCCAAGGAGCGCCCGTGGCTCCATTTCGAGAGTGGTGGTGCGCACCTTAGAGGCACTCTGGTGATCCCACTGGCGGTTGCCCCGGAACTCAAGACCATGCCACTTCCACTCGGTGCTCTTCAAGCATATGCCCTGGATGCCGTCGGAGACGTCAGATCTCTTGTGCATCAAATTGGGCGCACCTTCGGCGTGCGGTTCACTAACCCCGAGAATGCGCTCCATGATCGGCTCGTCAAAGAGATGCAGCATCTATCTGACACCGTCCCCGCCTCGGTGAGCAGTCTCGGTTCGGGAGACACGTCCTGGAAAGGCGTTCTCAGGAAGGCGGTGGCTGCCGGTCACCTTATCTATGTTAGCCCCGCCGTCCCCTCGATCTACAATCCGGCTGCCTTCGAGGTCGTGGCGGTTGATGATGAGCGAATCGGGTTGAGGAAAGCTGACTCCGGGCATCTCGCTAACATCCCGCCATACACGGTTATCGGTATACACAAGGAACAAGACGGCAGATACCTGCTCCGAATTGGCGGCAGAATCCAGTGGATAGACGCGGACAATTCCTGGCGATTTATGCCCGAGGCCCTTGGCGCCGACGATCCGGACGGCCTGCCCCGCGAGGTCGATATGCAATCCACAGACGTCGAGAGATTATCCGAGAAGCTCAGGACGGAAGGCTGGCAGGTTGAGTTCGAGCATGAGACCAGGGCAAAGTCCCGACTATCTCAGGACCGCCAGCTAGTGTACGGGCACGACGGCCGATACCTGAGGGTGCGGCGCGATCAGATAGGACTGTGCGTGATGGTGAAGCATCGATAACTTCGATTAATTCAGAAATCTCAGGGCAACCGTGCGGCACCTGCCCGCCGAGATCGGTTTCGATCGAGAGCGCTGATCATCAATCATCTGGAGACCCGATGCCAAGGAACAATGGAATTGGCCGTGACATCACAGCATTCCTCAGTTCTCTGAAAGTGATGAACCGTTCTCTCCGCCGTCTCGCCCCCATGCTGTCCGCCGCCGCTTCGACGAACGGCGCACCTAACACCAACGGCCGCTCGCGCCCCCGCCTCTCCTCTAAGGCCCGCGTCTCCATGGTCCTCCAGGGCCGCTACATGGGCTACATGAGGCAGTTGAAGCCGAGGCAGAAGGCGCAGGTACGGAAGGTCAGAAAGGCACGGGGAGTGAAAGTCGCGATAGGGATGGCAAGAGAATTGGCGTCCACATAAGCCCGCATCATGTTCAATTGGAATCGCCTGACATTTCTCGAAAGTACCGCGAACCTAAAGCCGCTAATCCGGAAAGCAACGGGTAGGACGCCGTCCACCAGCATCGCCCGCGAGGTGGCGACGTGCCTGCAACAGGGCCGGTTGTTCTTTCAGGCAGCCGAGGCCAGTGCCCTCGAGATACGGCCATTACTTCTTTTTTATGGAACAATGGCGTTTTCCAAGGCGCTCGTCGTTTCTCAGACGCTGCAGTCACTATCAACACTTCCGCGATCACACGGCGTCATGGACACTTCTGTACCGAGGGCGCGAGTTGTCGACCTTTCCATCCGTCTGGGGACTGCAGGGACCTTTCAAAGATTCAACGATGTCGTCGCTCAATTGAATTGCTTGCCCTATCACGACCATGAGACCATGCCTCAAATCGTAAAGCTGCCTGCGGCCCCGGCAGCGCAAATGGGTACGCTCGCACTCTCGTTGCAAGATATACTCTCTCGAGTTCCAGGCCTGGATAGTATTTACCGCAGGACATATCGTGAATCACCTCTTACGCTGCCGTTCACGTTATATGCTTCCTCGCGGGATCAGGACTTCATGGAGCTTAGAATCGACTATCCCGAGGTCTTCCGAGACCGCGCTGGGCTAGTCGACCTCGTCCGCCGATTGCGTCAGCAATTCCCTGCTTTAGCGCAGTGGCGAGTTGTGCGGGCCATGCGTGCTTGGGGAGTGACAATCATTCTCTTCGGAAATGTCGCCGTGCCAGGTGACGAGTTTAGCGCAACCACGCTTGTCGGGGACGGGTCAGAGTTTAGTCTCACCAACGATCCAGAAACGGACGCTACACAGCCTAAGAACCTGATTGTGGATATTCTGAGCCCGCCGGGTGGCTCATTTTCAAGCCATACATGTCTGATCAGCCCAATTGCTGGGCACTACATATCCGAATATGCACTGCACTACTTGGGGATGTTCTTGCTCTCATGTGTGGTTCGCTATCGCCCGCAAACCTGGGTGCATGTCATCACACGTACTACTACACAGGACAACCCCGTCGATGATCAGGCGCTTGCGCTTTTGGAGGAGTTCATGACAATCCACTCTGCAACGATGCCAGGATTGCTCGCCGATGTTCTGGATCCTGACCATTGAACGGTAAAAGCTCCCAGCGAAGAACCGCGCCTCCATGGTCCTCCAGGGCCGCTACATGGGATACATGAGGCAGCTGAAGCCGAGGCAGAAGGCGTAGGTGAGGAAGGTCAAGGAGGTAGAGGGGGTGAGGGCAGCGATTGCGAAGGCGAGAGAGATGACACGAGCTTAGACGAGACGAGGCTTTGGGGCTCTGAACCCATTCTGAACGGAGAACCAATGGTCCATGATTCTTCAACGACCACTGACGACGAGCCTGCAGACTGGGGAGAGTTCTTCGAGTATCTTCGCTCCGACAAGGGGCACGAACTTGCAACCCGAATCGTCAGCCTATTCGAAGAGATCAAGAAGGCGACGCTCGATCGCTCAGCAGAGCAAGCGCTCGTGCAAGAGAGATTTGAACCACAGCATCGCCGCAATTCACTAATCGTGCAGGCTGGCACACTCGGTCTGACAATCGTCGCCGCGAGTGTGTTGATCTACCGCGGGAAATTCGATTCTACCGCTGGCGTGCTGTTCGGCACCCTCGTAGGCTATGTATTCGGGCGGCGAAACGCATAGACGCCGTTGACGCTTGGCGTGCATGATGCGGATCAGAGACATCGACAACCCGGAATTGTTTCAGCGGCTCGTGCAGGCGCTGTTCCGTGCCGAGTACGGCGATGACTTTGAGGTGGTCGATGATGCCCGAGGTGACGCTGGGGATGATGGTTACGTCCGCTCGAAAAAGCTCCTCCTGGCAATTTACTGTCCCATGGTCAAGGCGAGTGAGAAAGCTTACCGACGGAAGGTCCGAGACGATCTGGCGAAGGCCATAAGGCTCCGCGACCATTGCGGCTACAAGATCAAGATATGGGCGTTCGTCACCCCAGCAGATGTTCCAGCACCAGTGGTGCGCTATGTCCGGGAGCGGGCAGCGGTCGTCGGAATGCAAGGTGTCTGCTTCGGCGAGACCCGGCACGCACCACTGTTCGAAAAGAACTCCCCGCTACACGATCAATTTGTTGGATTGGATGCCTCGCGGCTTAGCCGAGATGTCCGGGCCATTCGTCGCCGCATCACACAACTTGTACCAGCGAGGAGTGCGAAGGAATCGGTCGGCCGGCTAGTAACGCTGTACTGGAAACGAATGGACGATGATGTTCGCATCATTGTTCGTATTGCCGCAGGCTTGGCAATAGATGAGGGGACAGGCGTTTACTCATCTCAACTGTTCCGTGCGATGGGGAGCGTGCTGACCGGGTTTTCCCCGACCGCGGGGAAGGTCGGCTTGGAACCGCTGACAAGGGCAGAGTCTAAGCGATTCGCGCGGCTGGCGCAGGGGCTCCGGTCGATGAAGGAGGGATGCTCGGGCTATCTGTTCACCGCATTCCGTCGGATGTCGTGCGAAGGCTCGGCGTCTGGAGGGCGGATCACCGCCAAGGTCTTGTGTGAAATTGTGTTGAAGTACGCTCAGGGACCTGAGGCCCGTTGGTTAAGGGCTAGACTGCTCCAAGAAGGCCGCCGCGGCTTCTTGAGACAGTTGTAATCATCGTAACCCTCGAACTCTATCCCACATCTCCTGGTCGCTCGGATGCATGTAGATCGTCGTCGTGAGCAAGTCCGCGCTCCTCTCTCTTGACGCCCACGACGAACAGGATCTAAGCTCCCGGGAAATCGGGAGAGAGCCATGAAACGCCCCCTGGCCGTCATCGGCCTAGTCCTGGCACTGGTATTCCCTGCCTACGCCGTCCCCACCGGAAGAACCAGCGGCACGCATCACTCCTCGAGCTCATCCAAGCCGAAGGTGCACGTCAAGGGCTATTACCGGAAAGACGGCACCTACGTTGCTCCGCATGACCGTGTGGCTCCAAATACCAGCCAGTCGGCTAGCTCACCGAAGCCGCCCTCTACGACTACGCCGAGGAAGCCAGCGGCAGGCAACTCAACCTCGCCGCACTCTGGCGGATGCAAGACCTGCCCGCGGGACGCGAATGGCAGAATCCTGAGAAGCCCGGCGGCACGCGCACAATTTCTGCGACAGACCGGTTATCCTCACGGCCGTCCAGGTTACGTGGTCGACCACATCGTCCCCCTCGAATGTGGCGGTGCCGACTCCTCCAGCAACATGCAGTGGCAGACGATCGCCGAGGCGAAGGCCAAGGACAAGACGGAAGCGAACTGTCGACGGTAGTCGTGCCTCTTCAAGAGATGAAACGAGGCCGGCGGTGCCACCGGCTCGGCGCGGAGCTCTTCAGCAGGCGTAGTCCCCAACACAGGTAGGGCCCATATAGTGACAGGCGGTGTCCATGTTTGTGGAGACACACGATGAATGGTTTTGGCAATGCGTCTTGCAGAAGGCCGCGCGCACCGGCGGGAAGGCGGCCATGGAGAGCGCCGAGCCATACGGACCGCGAGCAGCCGGCGAAGGGTCGTAGAGCGCTGAAAGAGAGAGGGCCACGGCCACTAGCACGAGGAAGCGGAGAGCGTAACGAAGGGCGTGACGCATTTTCGAGTCTCCTCTCTCGGCGTTGAAGGAAGGCGCTGGGCATGCCGAGCGCGACTCAGCGCCACCGGCGGCACCACCGGCAATTGGGGCATCCGGTCCCCGTACCAGCAATACGGTGGGCTAGAGCTAATCGACTTCTAGCACCGGTGGAAAACGGCTGCAATAGGGTCCGCACCTCAATCAATCGAGTGCGAACACCTAATGTCAGCAGGACAGACCGCGGAGCTTGCTGAACAGTTCCTCGTCGCTGGGGTGGGTGTAGATCGTTGTGGTGAGGGGCGACACGTGCCTGGCGAACCTCTGCGCCAGGAACAGGTCCCGCGATCGCCGATAGACTTCCGTCACCGCGGTGTGTCTCAAGCAATGAAATGGATACAGCCTGTCGAACCCGGCCTTCACCTGCCAGGTCCGGAAGGCGAACTGGACACGGCGGGGCGAGATGCGGGTGCGACTCTGAGAGCAGAAGAGCGGATCCTCCGGCCGTAGCCCCTCGCGCCTCGTGGCCTTGTGCCGCCAGAACCTCCGGAACTTGACCAGCAGGGCATCCGGTAGGAACACGTCGCCAGCTCGGCCGTTCTTGGCGATCTCGGGCCGCAGCCGGACCCGATTCTTCGGCTTGCCATCCCCCGTGTAGACATCGCTCACGTTCAAACCTACAATCTCGGCCAGCCGTAGCCCCGTGCCGAGGGCCAGAGAATAAATCAGGTGATCCCGGGGATTGCGTCTCGTAGCGCGAAGAATCGCACTTTGCTCTTTCTGCGTCAGCGTCTGTGGACCAAGATGGGACATTTCACACCCCCCCGACCACAGGCTCCCTTGGAGCGATCCGGAAGTCAAGGCAACCATGCAATTGGCGCGTCCTGCGATCTCTACAAGACCGACGTGAACACGCCTTGATAGCGGGCCACACCAATTACTCGTTCCCGACCACTAGCCTCCACAGCCACCAGTCCAAGAGGTGCGATAGAATCCCCCAAAGCCCAACCGTACCCTGACCGCTCAAACGCGGTAGAGGCAGTGAGAATGTCGGAAGGCGACGATCTCTTTGCGGGTAGGTTATCCACCGCAGATGCCCTGTTTCGACTTCGCAAACGGCTCCTGGACCTCACTGCGAGGAACCGGCTACTTTCGTTCCGATGGACGCGGGGGAGGGTTGTCCGCGCTGTAGATACCGGTCTCGATGATCTTTACACCCATTTGCGGGAGGGCGGCGCGCTGCTCTTCCAGCCAGTCCCCGAGCCCCGCCGGGAGGACTACGAGATCGTGGGCTCCGGTCGGCGCAAACCGGAGGCGGCGCAGTTCGCTGAGAAGCAAGGGATCAACATCAGCTACGAGCTTCCACCTAAAGGCGCTGGACCCACTCGGCGCATCCAGACTCTTCTGTACCCGGA includes the following:
- a CDS encoding site-specific integrase, with translation MVALTSGSLQGSLWSGGCEMSHLGPQTLTQKEQSAILRATRRNPRDHLIYSLALGTGLRLAEIVGLNVSDVYTGDGKPKNRVRLRPEIAKNGRAGDVFLPDALLVKFRRFWRHKATRREGLRPEDPLFCSQSRTRISPRRVQFAFRTWQVKAGFDRLYPFHCLRHTAVTEVYRRSRDLFLAQRFARHVSPLTTTIYTHPSDEELFSKLRGLSC
- a CDS encoding toll/interleukin-1 receptor domain-containing protein produces the protein MAESVPSDLRTLVEASLAPGVLLEQAGKSSEQPAWWFKLKWRKQYFELWVREFWWQGQATDLIALRARIAAPAPEATLSGQRFWLRLKGVSENDNVRYQFTVLKTIQDKGISPVVKIPGTARQMLNNTAAPTGRYAPEYETSTAIIALKDHFGDIDPNGEIIVNGNNLDSLTKRARPDDPAIRRYVSSKLYQAYQSSTSGLALKFGKHDLDYLGVSEEDLQRVISLVEGEDWDSRELTLKPRKAFLQRFESEFAGGSSGVGGRTDTAASEASRRTVFICHAESDKTIANVLKDYLEASDQPIKVFVASHPDSLPGGRDWWNGIIDNLKMATIVLSLYSPRSKERPWLHFESGGAHLRGTLVIPLAVAPELKTMPLPLGALQAYALDAVGDVRSLVHQIGRTFGVRFTNPENALHDRLVKEMQHLSDTVPASVSSLGSGDTSWKGVLRKAVAAGHLIYVSPAVPSIYNPAAFEVVAVDDERIGLRKADSGHLANIPPYTVIGIHKEQDGRYLLRIGGRIQWIDADNSWRFMPEALGADDPDGLPREVDMQSTDVERLSEKLRTEGWQVEFEHETRAKSRLSQDRQLVYGHDGRYLRVRRDQIGLCVMVKHR
- a CDS encoding YaaC family protein yields the protein MFNWNRLTFLESTANLKPLIRKATGRTPSTSIAREVATCLQQGRLFFQAAEASALEIRPLLLFYGTMAFSKALVVSQTLQSLSTLPRSHGVMDTSVPRARVVDLSIRLGTAGTFQRFNDVVAQLNCLPYHDHETMPQIVKLPAAPAAQMGTLALSLQDILSRVPGLDSIYRRTYRESPLTLPFTLYASSRDQDFMELRIDYPEVFRDRAGLVDLVRRLRQQFPALAQWRVVRAMRAWGVTIILFGNVAVPGDEFSATTLVGDGSEFSLTNDPETDATQPKNLIVDILSPPGGSFSSHTCLISPIAGHYISEYALHYLGMFLLSCVVRYRPQTWVHVITRTTTQDNPVDDQALALLEEFMTIHSATMPGLLADVLDPDH